The Acidithiobacillus thiooxidans ATCC 19377 DNA window GGGACGGCAACTGGAACGCCTCAAAAAGCGCTGGCGACCGGAAATTATTTTGGGCATGAATTACGTGCTGCCTAAGGGCCGTTCCCCCCAGGTGCTGGTAGTGCATGACCTTTCCCACATGGACATGCCCGAAGCACATCCTCCGGGACGGGTGCATTTTTTGAATCGGCACCTGCGTCCGGCCCTGGAAAGAGCCAATGCGGTGGTAACCATCTCGCATTTTACCAAGGGCGAACTCCTGAAGCACTTCCCGGAATTGGCAGGGCGCATTCATGTTGTGTACCAGGGTATTTCCGAGCGATTTTCAGCGCCCGTGAGCGAGGCAACCCGGCGGGCATTACGCGTCGCCCTGGATGGAGATCCGCGCTCCTATTTTCTGTTTTTATCGACGCTGGAACCCCGCAAAAACATGGAACGACTGCTCCTTGCCTATGAGGGGTTGGCAGACCGCATCAAACGCCAGTATCCCCTGGTGCTGGTGGGGCAGATGGGCTGGCAGGAAAGCCGTTTTGCCCCCATTCTAGAACGCATGCAGACACGGGGTGAAATTGTCCTGCTGGGCTATCTGCGCGATGAACTCTTACCGGCCTTATTGGAGCGGGCTGTGGCCCTGATTTATCCCTCTCTCTATGAAGGTTTTGGTTTGCCGCCCGTAGAAGCTATGGCCAGTGGTTGCCCAGTGCTGGCCAGTAATAGCACGGCTATCCCTGAGGTTTGTGGAGATGCTGTCCTTTACTGTGATCCGCTCAGTATAGAATCCATTCGCGATGGCATGACCCGTCTGGCGGAAGATAAAGCCCTGCGGCATGATCTGGCCAAAAAAGGGAAAACGCAGGCGGCACAATACCACTGGCAGCGGGCAGGGAAGCAGATGCTGGGGATTTTGCGGGAAGTCGCGGGGCGGGGGTAGGTTTTGCGGAAGAACTTGTTTTTTTTGGTACCGCTATGATGCAGATAGTGAAATAACGTATGAGCTATGTGATGTCCTAGAGACGTGTTGCATAGGTTACAGTCGCGAAAAATCTTCGGATGGTAGCTGAGAAAGGTTAAGAGGCATAAAATTCATAGAATAACCATGACATTACCGAAAATTGAGTATTTTGGTTACTTGAGTGCTGCCAGTGGCCTAGGCGTCGCAGCTAGAGGATATCTGAGCGTCTTAAAGTCGATCGGCTATCCATTACGCTGCCACGATTTGACGCCTTCCAGCCATCGTAGCCTGCAGCTACCTGTTGAGTGTGCAGGAACATGCTGGAACCAACAGGGCCCAATTATTCGCATCTTGCATGTCAACGCTGAAGAGTTACCCCGCATCCTCCGCGTTATTCCTTCGGAATCCTCAGACAATGTTTATCAAATTGGTATTTGGGCTTGGGAAACTGATAGATTTCCCAAACAGTGGCTGGATAGATTTTCATATTTAGATGAAGTGTGGGTGGGTAGCCAATTTATGGCTTCAGCGATCACTGCGTATAGCCCTGTTCCGGTAACCGTTGTACCTTATGTTGTGGATGTCCCAAAATCTATGACCATCAATCCTGGTTCAGATAATAGTCCCTTCACCTTTTTTTTCAGCTTTGATTACAAGAGTATAGTTGAACGCAAGAATCCTCTTGGTTTGATTGAAGCGTTTCGCGCTGCATTTATCGCTGGTGAGCGGGTTCGTCTGCGCATTAAATCAAGCCATGCATCTTCGCGACCAGAGTATGCCAGGCAACTGCAAAATGCGGCTACTGGTTTGCCTGTAGAGTTTATGGATGAAATAGTAGACACACAAACTAATTGGGAACTGCTGGCATCTGCAGATGCCTATGTTTCATTGCATCGATCCGAAGGTTTCGGGTTGGGTATGGCTGAGGCAATGGCTTTGGGAAGGCCTGTAATGGCAACAGCTTATGGTGGAAACTGTGATTATATGAATGGTGATAATTCGGCCTTGGTGAAATATACCTTGTTCAAGACTCTAAAAGCCTATCCTCCTTATCCTATGGGTACAATATGGGCTGAAACAGATCACAATGATGCAATAATACAGATGCGGCGTTTGTACGAAGACGTTGCATGGCGCCAGACCATAGGCCTTAATGCGCAGGCTTACATGCTTAACTATTATAGCCCTGAAGCTATCGCAGGTTTAATTAGTCAGCGTCTTTCTGAAATTGAGAAACTGGGATATCCTCGTTCAAAAGGTCCATCTAAGAAGAATGCTCGAATTATTAGTCGAAGCATATGGAGGCCACTGCGAAGTGGATGGCATTTTACATTGGCTATTCTTCCTGATCGGTATCATAAATATTTGTTTGGATTACGCAGGGTTTTGGGATCAAAAAAATAGGTTAACTGAAGTCAGGATAGCCTGCGATACACGGCAAGTGTCTGTTCTGCGCATTTCTGCCAACTGAAATCCATGGATCGCTTTAGACCAGATTGTGCATACTTTTGTGCGAGAGATGGGTTGTTTAGTAGATTATTCAATCCGTCTCTAATCGCGTCAGTGAATGTCGGATCGATCTCCAGTGCAGCGCCACCAGACACTTCGTGCAAAGAGGTATTGTTGGAAGTGAGCACTGGCGTCCCGCTGGCAAATGCCTCTAGCACTGGCAAGCCGAAACCTTCATATAAAGAAGGGTAGGCAAAGACTGCAGCCGAAGCATACAAGTCCTGCAATTGCGTGCGAGGCAAATAGCCAGTGCGTATGATATTTGCCTTTACCTCCAAGCTTTTTAAGCAAGCCAGCAATTTTGAATCACGCCAACCGCTTCCACCCACTAATACCAATGGATATTCCTTAAGGACACTCTCGGGAAGAGTGGAATAAGCGGTAACTAAACGTTCAATGTTCTTGCGTGGCTCCAGTGTGGCTACGGACAACACAAAGCCACGATAGTGCAGTCTAAACTGTTTAAGCGTATCCGCAACATCATTTGCAGTTCGTTCGTGAAAACCGACATCGGTACCTAGATACGTGACGGTAATTTTGTTCAGGGGGACACTATATAGTTCAGTAATTTCCTCAGCTACAAAATGAGAGTCGGTCACTATATGATCCGCCCGCATGATGACTTTGCTAAGTTTGATGTTCAATAATTTTACGCGTTCAGGTGGATGAAACTGAGGATGTCGAATATGGGAAAGATCATGCACATTAATTACTAATGGCCCTGAATAAGGAACGGGAATAAAATTTGGTTCGTGATACACATAACCCGTACTTGCAAGCTTTCTAATGGATCGACTTTCAATCCACCTGTTCCAGGCGTTCACAGCTACATAGGCATCAGGAACGCCCTGTCTGATAAGTTTTTTGACAGCATCTAATGGGGGCTTTTTTGTTCTAATGGTGGTAGGTATTTGTTTTGTTTTAACAAAATTACTTAGTGTTGTTCCACTATAAATTTCTCTGCTCAGAAATCCGCTTAATTCTTCAATCTCATCACTATTACCCATTTCTTCAATTAAATGCTGTGTATAGTGACCGATACCTGTACGCGGATATAAAAGGGTTTGTAAATTGAATAATACTTTCAATTTGTCACCATAATATTAACTCTCCAACATCCAGCGCAAAGTCTGTTTTATGGGAATAGGGGAGAATGGGCCGAGGTGTTGTTGCAGTCTGGCCGCAGAGCCCAGCAGGCGGGGGACTTCATTGGCGCGGACAAAGGCCGGGTTCACCCGGATGTCTAGAGAGTGGCCACTGAGTTGTTCGGTCAGGGCCATGATCTCGCGTAGGGAGTGGGCTTGCCCGGAGCAGACATTGAAGGTTTGTCCGGCTACGCCTTCGGCCTCCAGGAGCAGATGCACATAACGGTCCACCACGTCGCGCACATCCGAAAAATCCCGGCTGACATCGAGATTACCCAGCTCAATGAAAGGCGCGCGGCGTTTGAAGTGACTGACGATTTTAGGAATGAGAAACTTGTCATCCTGCCCGACGCCGGTGTAGTTGAAGGGCCGAGCGATGACAATGGGCAGTTTATCCAACCAGGTATGGGCCATGTGCTCCATGGCCAGTTTACTGCAGGCATAGTGATTGACTGGCGCCGGACAGATGCTTTCGTCGATGACTTCCACAGCGGGGGTGCCATACACATTGGCGGAACTGGCGAGCAGGATTCGTTGCGGCGGTGTTTTGAGGGTGCTCAAGGCTTCCAGCAGATGGAGAGTCCCGAAAAGGTTGACGGCATAAAAAGCCTGGGCGTCGCCATGACCAACGAAGGCCAGCCCGGCGAGATGGACGACATGGGTAGGTTGGACTTGGGTAACAGCGGCTTTTACGGAAGCGGCATCGGTCAGATCGGCACGGATTTCCTCGGCATTTTTTGCTTCGCCCTGCACCAGTCCGATGACCTGGGCGCCACGGGCACGCAGACGACTGGCCAGATACTGCCCCGTAAAACCGCGCAGGCCAGTGACCAGAATGGTCTGGCCTGCAGCACTGGGTGTTGGCTTGGATTCAGGATGCGTCAATTTGGCCTCCGCAGGTTGTTCAGCCGTTCCTCTGTAAATCGGCTTCGACCATCATGGCACAAAGCTGTTCCAGCGTCGTCGGGGTTTCCCAGCCGAGTTCGGCCTTGGCCTTGGCAGGATTACCGATCAGGAGTTCCACTTCAGCGGGACGGTAGAACTTGGGATTGACGGAGACAATGACTTTGCCGGTAGCCGCATCTCTGCCACATTCGGCTTCGCCTTGGCCTTGCCATTCCATGGTGATGCCTGCGGCTTTGGCGGCCATGGTCACAAAATCCCGGACGGATTCGGTGCGGCCGGTAGCCAGTACATAAGTATCGGGGTGATCGGCCTGCAACATGCGCCACATACCTTCCACATAATCCTTGGCATAGCCCCAGTCACGTTTGGCATCGAGATTGCCCAACTGCAGTTGATCGAGTTTGCCGAGTTTGATTTTGGCCATGCCGTCGGTGATTTTGCGGGTGACGAATTCCAGACCGCGCAGAGGACTCTCATGGTTGAACAGAATGCCGCTGCTGCCGAAGATGTCGTAGCTTTCGCGGTAGTTGATGGTCATCCAGTGGGCATAGAGTTTAGCCACCCCGTAAGGACTGCGCGGATAGAAATTGGTGTTTTCATCCTGGGGTATGGCCTGGACCTTGCCGAACATTTCGGAAGTGGAAGCCTGATAGAAACGGATTTTGGGATTGACGATGCGTATGGCTTCGAGCAGGTTCAAGGCACCCAAGCCGGTAATCTGGCCGGTGGTGTTGGGCTGATCGAAGCTGACGCCCACGAAACTTTGGGCAGCAAGATTATAAACCTCCGACGCCCCACTGCTTTCAATCAGGCGAATGGCGGAACCCAGATCCGTCAGGTCAAACTCGACCAGATGGAGATTGGGATGATCAGCGACACCCAGTTCTTCCAGACGCCAGAAGCTTACGGAACTGGTACGGCGGTAAGTGCCATAGACGGTGTAACCCTTCTCCAGCAAGAGTAAGGTAAGGTAGGCACCGTCTTGGCCGGTGATGCCGGTGATAAGGGCTGTTTTCATGGTTGTGACTCCGAAGCATCAAGTTGAAATTGAGTGATTTGTAGCGCGGCAAGAAGTTGTTGAGCACTTCCCCCCCAAGTCAGCCAAGGCATGGCATCCGATTTGGGGTGCTGATCTTTGGCGTATAGCTCAAGCCAGTGCCGGATTGATTCCGCGAAATCCTCGAATGTGAGGGCGTTGATATATAACGCATGCTGACCTGCTATTTCCCGAAATACCGGAATATCCCGAGCAATAATCGGCAGCTTATGCTGGGCGGCTTCGATAAGTGGCAGGCCGAAGCCTTCGCCGTAAGAAGCTGCAATCAGGCAGGTGCTGGCAGCGTAGACTTTTTCGAGATATTCGTCGCTGATACCTTCAAGCCAGAATAAACGCCTGTTCAACTCCATGTGGGTGCGTAAACGCTCAACGAGGTCTTCCACCATCCACCCTTGCTTGCCGACGATAACGAGATTCGCATCAAGGCCCGACCGCCAGAGTTGCTCGAAGGCATCCAAAACTTGTGTATGGCCTTTGCGAGGCTCAAGCGTTCCAATCATGAGGAACGAAGCTCGCTCATTCAAAGCGTTCAGGATCTTGGGTGCATCTGTGGGTAGGCCTCGTGTCGGCGCGCAGGCGTCGACATCGGCTCCCAAGTGAAACCATTCGATACCCAAGGGGCGCTCGCGCTGGGGGCCATGCTTGGCCAGCCATTCGCGCATTTCATCCGCCACGGCGCGCGAGATGCATGCCACGCCGTCGAAGTGACTGATGCTCTCAAGCCAGCGATGGTGTTGGCTCTGTGCCTCGGGCGGAAAGACTTGGGGCATCAGGGTTGGCAGCAGGTCGTAGATCACAAACCAGACCCTCACGCCTCGGTGGCGCCATCTCTGCAGGAAAGCCTGCTGGGCAGGAACTACACTGGGTTGCAAATCCAATCCGACGAAGACATCACCTGACCATGCCTCGGTTGGTTCGTCCTGCGTCCAGTTGTCCGGCATCCCTAAAAAGCTACTGGTAAACCGGCGTGCATAGCGGTAACCCGGAGAATCTTCCGTGGCATAGACCGGCTCCACCCGGAATCCCTCCGGAGGATTCATCAGCCACTCCCTCAGGATGGCGCGCACGACGCGTTGAATCCCAGTCTTGGCGTCTCGCTGTACCAGTTCTGAAACATCCACCAGCCAATGCCGTTGGCGTGGCGATGGCGGGAAGTTATCAGCCAGGCAGGATGCCAATGGCACAAGCCCCTGCTCTTGCAAGTTTAGGTTTGCTATTGCAGGCAGAAGCCCGGGCAAACCAAATTTCGCTTGTTCATAACTTTGCTCAATGGCTCTGAAATACATTTGAGCGCAAGCTTGTGGCGCGTGTTTGGTGTGCACAATATTTCTTGCTTTGGAGCCCAAGTGTCGTCTTAATTCGCGGTCATGTGCAAGTGTGGTCAGGGCAGTGACTAAATCATCATCTTCAAAGTCGTCTGGCAACATCCATACGCCATCCTCATCCAGGTCAGCCAGGCTTCCATGTGTGTTGACAATCGTGGGCAGGCCGTAATTCATGCAGTCCAGAACCGCACCGGATGTTTCCCCGCGCGATAATGTTCGCAACTGAACCGCAATGTCAGAGGCCGCGAGATAGGCGCGGTAGGTTTCCGTATCTGTCCATCCCGTGATGCGGATGCGCGCGGAGCATTCGCTGGCCGTAATGGTTTGAAGCAAGTCTTGACCATACTCGCCACTGTGGTTTTGACCGAGGAATACCAGCTTTGCCTTGGCTTTGGCATTAAGGGGGGAGGCAAGAAAGGCTTGCAGTAGCCGATGGTTTTGTTTGGTGGGTCCGATATGGCCAAAAGAGCAGATGACCAGAT harbors:
- a CDS encoding glycosyltransferase family 4 protein; its protein translation is MTLPKIEYFGYLSAASGLGVAARGYLSVLKSIGYPLRCHDLTPSSHRSLQLPVECAGTCWNQQGPIIRILHVNAEELPRILRVIPSESSDNVYQIGIWAWETDRFPKQWLDRFSYLDEVWVGSQFMASAITAYSPVPVTVVPYVVDVPKSMTINPGSDNSPFTFFFSFDYKSIVERKNPLGLIEAFRAAFIAGERVRLRIKSSHASSRPEYARQLQNAATGLPVEFMDEIVDTQTNWELLASADAYVSLHRSEGFGLGMAEAMALGRPVMATAYGGNCDYMNGDNSALVKYTLFKTLKAYPPYPMGTIWAETDHNDAIIQMRRLYEDVAWRQTIGLNAQAYMLNYYSPEAIAGLISQRLSEIEKLGYPRSKGPSKKNARIISRSIWRPLRSGWHFTLAILPDRYHKYLFGLRRVLGSKK
- a CDS encoding glycosyltransferase family 4 protein, with product MKVLFNLQTLLYPRTGIGHYTQHLIEEMGNSDEIEELSGFLSREIYSGTTLSNFVKTKQIPTTIRTKKPPLDAVKKLIRQGVPDAYVAVNAWNRWIESRSIRKLASTGYVYHEPNFIPVPYSGPLVINVHDLSHIRHPQFHPPERVKLLNIKLSKVIMRADHIVTDSHFVAEEITELYSVPLNKITVTYLGTDVGFHERTANDVADTLKQFRLHYRGFVLSVATLEPRKNIERLVTAYSTLPESVLKEYPLVLVGGSGWRDSKLLACLKSLEVKANIIRTGYLPRTQLQDLYASAAVFAYPSLYEGFGLPVLEAFASGTPVLTSNNTSLHEVSGGAALEIDPTFTDAIRDGLNNLLNNPSLAQKYAQSGLKRSMDFSWQKCAEQTLAVYRRLS
- a CDS encoding NAD-dependent epimerase/dehydratase family protein, which gives rise to MTHPESKPTPSAAGQTILVTGLRGFTGQYLASRLRARGAQVIGLVQGEAKNAEEIRADLTDAASVKAAVTQVQPTHVVHLAGLAFVGHGDAQAFYAVNLFGTLHLLEALSTLKTPPQRILLASSANVYGTPAVEVIDESICPAPVNHYACSKLAMEHMAHTWLDKLPIVIARPFNYTGVGQDDKFLIPKIVSHFKRRAPFIELGNLDVSRDFSDVRDVVDRYVHLLLEAEGVAGQTFNVCSGQAHSLREIMALTEQLSGHSLDIRVNPAFVRANEVPRLLGSAARLQQHLGPFSPIPIKQTLRWMLES
- the gmd gene encoding GDP-mannose 4,6-dehydratase — encoded protein: MKTALITGITGQDGAYLTLLLLEKGYTVYGTYRRTSSVSFWRLEELGVADHPNLHLVEFDLTDLGSAIRLIESSGASEVYNLAAQSFVGVSFDQPNTTGQITGLGALNLLEAIRIVNPKIRFYQASTSEMFGKVQAIPQDENTNFYPRSPYGVAKLYAHWMTINYRESYDIFGSSGILFNHESPLRGLEFVTRKITDGMAKIKLGKLDQLQLGNLDAKRDWGYAKDYVEGMWRMLQADHPDTYVLATGRTESVRDFVTMAAKAAGITMEWQGQGEAECGRDAATGKVIVSVNPKFYRPAEVELLIGNPAKAKAELGWETPTTLEQLCAMMVEADLQRNG